A single genomic interval of Spinacia oleracea cultivar Varoflay chromosome 6, BTI_SOV_V1, whole genome shotgun sequence harbors:
- the LOC130463590 gene encoding uncharacterized mitochondrial protein AtMg00810-like, whose protein sequence is MTDLGQLSYFLGISVTRTPQSMFLCQQKYAEEIIHGAIMDNCKPMPTHVDAKSKLSATDGDPVLDPSLYRSLAGALQYLTFTRPDIACAVQQCCLFMHTPREPHFNALKRIFRYIKGTLDLGLHVYPSTPTRLITYTDADWGGCPDTRRSTFGYCVFLGDNLISWSSKRQAMLSRSSAQAEYRGVANVVAETCWLLNLLVELQCPLREEGNRVKRSGQKRKTWQEEDGASEERNLIRVGGRGE, encoded by the exons ATGACTGACTTGGGACAATTAAGCTACTTTCTGGGGATTTCTGTCACTCGTACTCCACAGAGTATGTTCCTTTGTCAGCAAAAATATGCAGAGGAAATTATTCATGGGGCGATAATGGATAATTGCAAGCCCATGCCCACTCATGTTGACGCCAAATCCAAACTTAGTGCCACGGATGGTGATCCGGTTCTTGATCCGTCACTCTATCGGAGCCTTGCAGGTGCCTTGCAGTACCTCACTTTTACTCGCCCTGATATTGCATGCGCTGTGCAACAATGTTGCTTATTTATGCATACACCGCGAGAACCTCACTTCAATGCTCTCAAACGCATCTTCCGTTACATTAAAGGCACTCTTGATCTTGGTTTACATGTCTATCCATCTACACCCACCAGATTAATCACTTATACGGATGCCGATTGGGGCGGTTGTCCAGACACACGTCGTTCTACTTTTGGGTATTGTGTCTTTCTAGGTGATAATCTCATATCCTGGTCTTCTAAACGGCAGGCTATGCTCTCCCGTTCGAGTGCACAAGCAGAATATAGGGGCGTTGCGAACGTCGTTGCCGAAACTTGTTGGCTCCTCAATCTTCTTGTTGAGCTGCAGTGTCCTCTCC GAGAAGAGGGAAATCGAGTGAAGAGAAGTGGTCAGAAGAGAAAGACATGGCAGGAAGAGGATGGGGCAAGTGAAGAGAGAAACTTGATCAGAGTTGGAGGAAGGGGAGAGTGA